A DNA window from Labrus mixtus chromosome 4, fLabMix1.1, whole genome shotgun sequence contains the following coding sequences:
- the psma4 gene encoding proteasome subunit alpha type-4 isoform X1, translating into MSRRYDSRTTIFSPEGRLYQVEYAMEAIGHAGTCLGILANDGVLLAAERRNIHKLLDEVFFSEKIYKLNEDMACSVAGITSDANVLTNELRLIAQRYLLQYQEPIPCEQLVTALCDIKQAYTQFGGKRPFGVSLLYMGWDKHYGFQLYQSDPSGNYGGWKATCIGNNSAAAVSMLKQDFKEGEMSLSTALALAVKVLNKTMDVSKLSAEKVEIATLTRENGKTCIKVLKQKEVEELIKKHEAEEAKAEKDKKEKEQKEKDK; encoded by the exons ATG TCTCGTCGATATGATTCACGAACAACCATCTTCTCACCTGAAG GGCGTCTGTATCAGGTGGAGTATGCCATGGAAGCCATCGGCCACGCCGGCACCTGTCTAGGAATTCTAGCCAACGATGGAGTGCTGCTGGCCGCTGAGAGGAGGAACATCCACAAGCTGCTGGATGAAGTGTTCTTCTCTGAGAAAATCTACAAGCTGAATGA GGACATGGCGTGCAGTGTGGCAGGAATCACATCAGATGCAAACGTACTGACCAATGAGCTGAGGCTCATAGCACAAAG GTACCTGCTACAGTACCAGGAGCCAATCCCCTGTGAGCAGCTGGTCACAGCGCTGTGTGACATCAAACAGGCCTACACCCAGTTTGGAG GAAAGCGTCCCTTTGGAGTGTCTCTGCTCTACATGGGCTGGGATAAACACTACGGCTTCCAGCTCTACCAGAGCGACCCCAGTGGAAACTACGGAGGCTGGAAGGCCACCTGCATCGGGAACAACAGCGCT GCCGCTGTCTCCATGCTGAAGCAGGACTTCAAGGAGGGAGAGATGTCTCTTTCCACAGCTCTCGCACTGGCCGTCAAAGTTCTCAACAAAACCATGGACGTCAGCAAGCTCTCTGCAGAGAAAG TGGAGATCGCAACTCTGACCCGCGAGAACGGCAAGACCTGCATAAAAGTGCTGAAGCAGAAGGAGGTCGAGGAGCTGATCAAGAAGCACGAAGCGGAGGAGGCCAAAGCcgagaaagacaagaaagagaaggagcagaaagagaagGACAAGTAG
- the psma4 gene encoding proteasome subunit alpha type-4 isoform X2 codes for MSRRYDSRTTIFSPEGRLYQVEYAMEAIGHAGTCLGILANDGVLLAAERRNIHKLLDEVFFSEKIYKLNEDMACSVAGITSDANVLTNELRLIAQRYLLQYQEPIPCEQLVTALCDIKQAYTQFGGKRPFGVSLLYMGWDKHYGFQLYQSDPSGNYGGWKATCIGNNSAAAVSMLKQDFKEGEMSLSTALALAVKVLNKTMDVSKLSAEKGVDFSQILNILKLFIYDHTIQHTVQTSYI; via the exons ATG TCTCGTCGATATGATTCACGAACAACCATCTTCTCACCTGAAG GGCGTCTGTATCAGGTGGAGTATGCCATGGAAGCCATCGGCCACGCCGGCACCTGTCTAGGAATTCTAGCCAACGATGGAGTGCTGCTGGCCGCTGAGAGGAGGAACATCCACAAGCTGCTGGATGAAGTGTTCTTCTCTGAGAAAATCTACAAGCTGAATGA GGACATGGCGTGCAGTGTGGCAGGAATCACATCAGATGCAAACGTACTGACCAATGAGCTGAGGCTCATAGCACAAAG GTACCTGCTACAGTACCAGGAGCCAATCCCCTGTGAGCAGCTGGTCACAGCGCTGTGTGACATCAAACAGGCCTACACCCAGTTTGGAG GAAAGCGTCCCTTTGGAGTGTCTCTGCTCTACATGGGCTGGGATAAACACTACGGCTTCCAGCTCTACCAGAGCGACCCCAGTGGAAACTACGGAGGCTGGAAGGCCACCTGCATCGGGAACAACAGCGCT GCCGCTGTCTCCATGCTGAAGCAGGACTTCAAGGAGGGAGAGATGTCTCTTTCCACAGCTCTCGCACTGGCCGTCAAAGTTCTCAACAAAACCATGGACGTCAGCAAGCTCTCTGCAGAGAAAGGTGTCGATTTCAGTCAGATACTGAACATTCTAAAACTTTTCATCTATGATCACACAATACA acacacagtacagacatCGTACATTTAG